A DNA window from Haloactinospora alba contains the following coding sequences:
- the gmk gene encoding guanylate kinase, giving the protein MPIQSGTENRSADTSKRLTVLSGPSGVGKSTIVQEIRQHHPEVWLSVSMTTRAPRPSETDGVEYHFTTEDDFDRMIADGELLEWAGFSGNRYGTPRRPVVERLTAGIPVLLEIDLQGARQVRKTMPGAFHVFLAPPSWEELERRLTGRGTEPAEVVQRRLATAREELAAEKEFDATLVNTSVQDVRDELLTLILASRV; this is encoded by the coding sequence GTGCCTATCCAGTCCGGAACCGAGAACAGGTCTGCCGACACCTCGAAGCGACTCACCGTGCTTTCCGGCCCCTCCGGGGTGGGGAAAAGCACGATCGTTCAGGAGATCCGCCAGCACCATCCCGAGGTGTGGCTGTCCGTGTCGATGACGACCCGAGCGCCGCGGCCTTCCGAGACGGACGGTGTCGAGTACCATTTCACCACCGAGGACGACTTCGACCGCATGATCGCCGACGGTGAGCTCCTGGAGTGGGCCGGTTTCTCCGGCAACCGGTACGGCACTCCGCGCCGGCCCGTTGTGGAACGACTGACCGCCGGGATCCCGGTACTCCTCGAGATCGACCTGCAAGGGGCCCGGCAGGTCCGGAAGACCATGCCGGGAGCCTTCCACGTGTTCCTGGCCCCTCCCTCGTGGGAGGAACTGGAACGCAGGCTGACCGGACGTGGGACAGAGCCGGCGGAGGTCGTTCAGCGTCGCCTGGCGACAGCGCGGGAGGAACTCGCCGCGGAGAAGGAGTTCGATGCCACGTTGGTCAACACATCCGTACAGGATGTCCGCGATGAACTGCTAACGTTGATCCTGGCATCCAGAGTGTGA
- the metK gene encoding methionine adenosyltransferase has translation MSRRLFTSESVTEGHPDKMADQISDAILDEMLKEDPKSRVAVETMITTGQVHIAGEVTTQTYVDIPAVVRQKILDIGYDSSAKGFDGNSCGVSVSIDAQSPDIAQGVNTAHETRVEQHTDELDKQGAGDQGLMFGYASNETPELMPLPIKLAHALSEQLSAVRRNGTIPYLRPDGKTQVTVEYEGNKPVRLDTVVLSTQHAPDIDLDELLQPDIKEHVIEPIVSQYGLESDNYQLLVNPTGRFEVGGPMGDCGLTGRKIIVDTYGGYARHGGGAFSGKDPSKVDRSAAYATRWVAKNVVAAGLADRCEVQTAYAIGKAAPVGVFIETFGTEKVAPEVIEKAVNEVFDLRAGAIARDLNLLKSIYSKTASYGHFGRQEAEFSWEKTDRAEALKAAVGA, from the coding sequence GTGTCCCGTCGTCTTTTCACCTCCGAGTCGGTCACTGAAGGCCACCCCGACAAGATGGCCGACCAGATCAGTGACGCGATCCTCGACGAGATGCTCAAGGAAGACCCCAAGAGTCGGGTCGCCGTCGAGACGATGATCACCACCGGCCAGGTACACATCGCCGGTGAGGTCACCACCCAGACCTACGTCGACATTCCCGCCGTCGTCCGGCAGAAGATCCTGGACATCGGCTACGACTCGTCGGCGAAGGGCTTCGACGGCAACTCGTGCGGCGTGTCGGTTTCCATCGATGCCCAGTCGCCCGACATCGCCCAGGGCGTGAACACCGCCCACGAAACCCGTGTCGAGCAGCACACGGACGAGCTGGACAAGCAGGGTGCCGGCGACCAGGGGCTGATGTTCGGCTACGCCTCCAATGAGACTCCCGAGCTCATGCCGCTGCCGATCAAGCTCGCCCACGCGCTCTCGGAGCAGCTCTCCGCCGTGCGCCGCAACGGCACCATCCCCTACCTCCGTCCCGACGGCAAGACCCAGGTCACCGTCGAGTACGAGGGCAACAAGCCGGTCCGTCTGGACACCGTGGTGCTGTCCACGCAGCACGCCCCCGACATCGACCTCGACGAACTGCTCCAGCCCGACATCAAGGAGCACGTCATCGAGCCGATCGTGTCGCAGTACGGGCTCGAGTCCGACAACTACCAGCTGCTCGTGAACCCCACCGGCCGGTTCGAGGTCGGGGGCCCGATGGGTGACTGCGGCCTGACCGGCCGCAAGATCATCGTCGACACCTACGGCGGTTACGCCCGCCACGGTGGTGGCGCGTTCTCCGGCAAGGACCCGTCCAAGGTCGACCGGTCCGCTGCCTACGCCACCCGCTGGGTCGCCAAGAACGTCGTCGCCGCCGGTCTCGCCGACCGCTGCGAGGTCCAGACGGCCTACGCGATCGGCAAGGCCGCCCCGGTCGGTGTCTTCATCGAGACCTTCGGCACCGAGAAGGTCGCCCCCGAGGTCATCGAGAAGGCCGTCAACGAGGTCTTCGACCTGCGTGCCGGCGCGATCGCCCGCGACCTCAACCTGTTGAAGTCGATCTACTCCAAGACCGCCTCCTACGGCCACTTCGGCCGTCAGGAAGCGGAGTTCAGCTGGGAGAAGACGGACCGCGCGGAGGCCCTGAAGGCCGCCGTGGGCGCCTAA
- the mihF gene encoding integration host factor, actinobacterial type, producing MALPPLTPEQRSAALEKAAKARKERAEVKNRLKHGGVSLSEVLTDGQTDDVIGKMKVSALLESLPGVGKVRAKQIMERLNIAESRRVRGLGANQRSALEREFGGE from the coding sequence GTGGCCCTTCCTCCCCTTACACCAGAACAGCGCTCCGCGGCATTGGAGAAGGCCGCGAAGGCGAGAAAAGAGCGCGCGGAAGTCAAGAACCGACTGAAACACGGCGGCGTGTCGCTGTCCGAGGTTCTCACGGATGGGCAGACCGACGACGTCATCGGCAAGATGAAGGTCTCCGCTCTGCTGGAATCGCTTCCTGGCGTCGGCAAGGTCCGCGCCAAACAGATCATGGAGCGGTTGAACATCGCCGAATCCCGGCGTGTCCGTGGTCTCGGAGCCAACCAGCGCTCGGCGCTGGAGCGTGAGTTCGGCGGCGAATAG
- the uvrC gene encoding excinuclease ABC subunit UvrC, which translates to MNPDLRPTPGSIPTSPGVYRFRDEHHRVIYVGKAKNLRARLSSYFQDPAGLHPRTQAMVSAAADVDWTLVGTEVEALQLEYSWIKEYDPRFNVRYRDDKSYPYLAVTLDEEVPRVQVMRGAKRSGTRYFGPYGHAWAIRETVDLLLRVFPVRTCSAGVYRSARSSGRPCLLGYIGKCSAPCVGRIDTSEHRALAEDFCSFMAGDANRFIRRLEKEMREAAQEQDYERAARLRDDIQALRTALEKQAVVLGESTDCDVIALSQDELQAAAQVFYVRGGRIRGQRGWVVDKVEDVDTGQLVERFLAQTYGGGESSDSSRDVPREVLVSDAPSDHGAVAAWLGELRGAAVEVRVPQRGDKKTLMETVHKNAEQTLTRHKTQRAGDLTTRSRALEEIQEALGLDEAPLRIECYDISNLMGEHVVASMVVFEDGLARKSEYRRFNVRGSAGADDTGSMYEVLTRRFSRYLDSAKKAGEAGGAVSTGDGPETVKPSSETGGGTEGAFAYPPNLVVVDGGRPQVQAARRALDELGISDIAVCGLAKRLEEVWLPEEEDPVILPRAGEGLYLLQRVRDEAHRFAVTYHRQKRAKALTGSALDDVPGLGPARRNALLKHFGSVKKLAAASQEEIAQVQGIGPAIAAAIHAKLTGDTEDDSSRSAGKRESENGG; encoded by the coding sequence ATGAACCCCGACCTTCGGCCCACTCCCGGTTCGATACCGACCTCGCCCGGTGTCTACCGCTTCCGTGACGAACACCACCGGGTCATCTACGTCGGCAAGGCCAAGAACCTGCGCGCGCGGCTGTCCTCGTACTTCCAGGACCCCGCTGGGCTGCACCCGCGGACCCAGGCCATGGTCTCCGCCGCGGCCGACGTCGACTGGACACTGGTCGGGACCGAGGTGGAGGCACTGCAGCTGGAGTACTCCTGGATCAAGGAGTACGACCCACGGTTCAACGTGCGCTACCGCGACGACAAGAGCTATCCCTACCTCGCTGTGACCCTGGACGAGGAGGTGCCCCGTGTCCAGGTCATGCGCGGGGCGAAACGCAGCGGGACCCGCTATTTCGGACCGTACGGCCACGCGTGGGCCATCCGGGAAACCGTGGACCTGCTGCTGCGGGTCTTCCCGGTACGCACCTGTTCGGCGGGAGTCTACCGTAGCGCCCGCAGCAGCGGACGGCCCTGTCTCCTCGGTTACATCGGCAAGTGTTCGGCCCCGTGCGTCGGTCGGATCGACACCAGTGAGCACCGGGCGTTGGCGGAGGACTTCTGCTCCTTCATGGCCGGCGACGCGAACCGGTTCATCCGTCGCCTGGAGAAGGAGATGCGCGAGGCCGCGCAGGAGCAGGATTACGAGCGGGCCGCACGCCTCCGGGACGACATCCAGGCGCTGCGCACCGCTCTGGAGAAACAGGCCGTTGTACTCGGGGAGTCCACGGACTGCGACGTGATAGCGCTTTCCCAGGACGAGCTGCAGGCCGCCGCCCAGGTCTTCTACGTCCGTGGAGGGCGGATCCGAGGGCAGCGGGGATGGGTCGTGGACAAGGTCGAGGACGTCGACACCGGCCAGTTGGTCGAACGTTTCCTGGCCCAGACGTACGGCGGGGGTGAGAGTTCCGACAGTTCCCGAGACGTCCCGCGTGAGGTCCTCGTCTCCGACGCGCCCTCCGACCACGGGGCCGTCGCCGCCTGGCTCGGTGAGCTGCGGGGCGCGGCCGTCGAGGTTCGGGTGCCACAGCGCGGCGACAAGAAGACCCTGATGGAAACCGTCCACAAGAACGCCGAACAGACCCTTACCCGGCACAAGACACAGCGCGCCGGCGATCTGACGACCCGGAGCCGCGCCCTCGAGGAGATCCAGGAAGCGCTCGGCCTGGACGAAGCGCCGCTGCGGATCGAGTGCTACGACATCTCCAACCTGATGGGGGAACACGTCGTGGCGTCCATGGTGGTGTTCGAGGACGGCCTGGCGCGCAAGTCGGAGTACCGCCGGTTCAACGTGCGCGGTTCCGCGGGCGCGGATGACACGGGGTCGATGTACGAGGTCCTCACCCGCAGGTTCAGCCGTTACCTGGACAGCGCGAAGAAAGCGGGGGAGGCAGGCGGCGCCGTCAGTACCGGGGACGGTCCAGAAACCGTGAAGCCCTCCTCCGAAACCGGGGGCGGGACCGAGGGGGCGTTTGCCTATCCCCCTAACCTGGTGGTGGTGGACGGCGGACGTCCGCAGGTACAGGCGGCGCGACGCGCCCTGGACGAGCTCGGCATCTCCGATATCGCGGTGTGCGGTCTGGCCAAACGCTTGGAGGAGGTGTGGCTTCCGGAGGAAGAGGACCCCGTCATCCTGCCGCGAGCGGGGGAGGGGCTGTACCTGTTGCAGCGGGTGCGTGACGAGGCGCACCGGTTCGCTGTTACCTACCACCGGCAGAAACGCGCGAAGGCTCTGACGGGAAGCGCTCTGGACGATGTTCCCGGGTTGGGGCCCGCGCGGCGTAATGCTCTGTTGAAACACTTCGGATCGGTGAAGAAGCTGGCGGCGGCCAGTCAGGAGGAGATCGCGCAGGTCCAGGGGATCGGACCGGCTATCGCCGCGGCTATCCACGCGAAGCTAACCGGCGACACGGAGGACGATTCCTCCCGTTCGGCCGGCAAGAGGGAGTCAGAAAATGGGGGGTAA
- the coaBC gene encoding bifunctional phosphopantothenoylcysteine decarboxylase/phosphopantothenate--cysteine ligase CoaBC, whose translation MSTAYEAASATHAPEVVLGVGAGIAAYKSCELLRLLTESGYGVRVVPTPDALRFVGEATWAALSGRPAAQEVWDTVHQVEHVRVGQNADLIVVAPATADLLARAAHGRADDLLTNTLLTARCPVLFAPAMHTEMWEHPATQANVATLRERGAVVLDPASGRLTGTDTGRGRLPEPEEIHAVSQRLLNRGNLPADLRGCRVLITAGGTREPIDPVRYLGNHSSGRQGYAFAETALARGAEVTVVSANVTLPDPAGATVRRVGSAAELREAVLQERSGADVIVMAAAVADFRPVNSAEGKLKKDGAQPQPVALAQNPDILAEISQDRTHSSQVVVGFAAETEDVLGNGRSKLAAKGCDLLVVNRVGEGRAFGTTDNQVAVLSADGSVADIPLSEKADIADRVWDSVVERVTNDAS comes from the coding sequence GTGAGTACCGCATACGAGGCCGCCTCGGCCACACACGCACCTGAGGTTGTTCTCGGAGTCGGTGCGGGTATCGCCGCTTACAAGTCGTGCGAACTGCTCCGGCTCCTCACCGAGTCCGGTTACGGGGTCCGGGTGGTCCCGACTCCCGACGCGCTGCGGTTCGTGGGAGAGGCCACCTGGGCCGCTCTCTCCGGGCGCCCCGCTGCGCAGGAGGTATGGGACACGGTCCATCAGGTCGAACACGTTCGTGTCGGACAGAACGCGGACCTGATCGTCGTGGCGCCCGCTACCGCCGATCTGCTCGCCAGGGCCGCGCACGGTCGCGCTGATGACCTCCTCACCAACACTCTGCTGACCGCCCGGTGTCCGGTCCTCTTCGCACCGGCGATGCACACCGAGATGTGGGAGCATCCCGCAACACAAGCTAACGTGGCAACTCTGCGTGAGCGCGGTGCGGTGGTGCTGGATCCCGCCTCAGGGCGTCTGACAGGGACCGACACGGGACGTGGCCGCCTCCCGGAGCCGGAGGAGATCCACGCCGTATCCCAACGGTTGCTGAACCGGGGAAACCTGCCTGCGGACCTGAGAGGGTGCCGAGTGCTGATCACGGCCGGTGGGACCCGGGAGCCCATCGACCCGGTCCGCTATCTCGGGAACCATTCCTCGGGCCGGCAGGGGTACGCGTTCGCGGAGACCGCGTTGGCACGGGGAGCCGAGGTCACCGTGGTCTCGGCGAACGTCACACTCCCCGACCCCGCTGGCGCCACCGTCCGCCGGGTCGGATCCGCCGCAGAGCTACGGGAAGCCGTACTGCAGGAGCGGTCCGGAGCCGACGTGATCGTGATGGCCGCGGCGGTGGCGGACTTTCGCCCGGTGAACAGCGCTGAGGGCAAGCTCAAGAAGGACGGTGCGCAACCGCAACCGGTCGCGCTGGCCCAGAACCCGGACATCCTCGCCGAGATCTCCCAGGATCGTACGCACAGTAGTCAGGTCGTGGTGGGTTTCGCTGCGGAGACGGAGGACGTGCTTGGAAACGGCAGGTCCAAGCTCGCGGCGAAGGGCTGTGACCTGCTGGTTGTGAACCGTGTGGGGGAGGGCCGCGCTTTCGGGACCACGGACAACCAGGTGGCGGTCCTCAGCGCTGACGGTTCCGTCGCCGACATTCCGCTCTCCGAAAAAGCGGACATCGCAGACCGGGTGTGGGACTCCGTCGTCGAGCGTGTCACGAACGACGCGTCCTGA
- the rpoZ gene encoding DNA-directed RNA polymerase subunit omega has translation MAGTEPVAEGITNPPIDDLLECVDSKYSLVTMASKRARQINAYYAQLGEGLLEYVGPLVETQVQEKALSIALREVKSGMLTSENYEGA, from the coding sequence GTGGCAGGCACCGAGCCCGTTGCCGAAGGCATCACGAACCCGCCGATCGACGATCTTCTCGAGTGCGTCGACAGTAAGTACAGCCTGGTCACCATGGCGTCCAAACGCGCCCGGCAGATCAACGCCTACTACGCCCAGCTGGGCGAGGGGCTGTTGGAGTACGTCGGTCCGCTGGTCGAGACCCAGGTCCAGGAGAAGGCGCTGTCCATCGCGCTGCGTGAGGTCAAGAGCGGCATGCTGACGTCGGAGAACTACGAGGGAGCCTGA
- the pyrF gene encoding orotidine-5'-phosphate decarboxylase, protein MTAPIAVAIDAPEIETAARWASAVAPHVSTVKVGLELYLRYGPEVVTTVRGANKVSVFLDLKLHDIPATVAGAVRNVARLKPSILTVHASGGREMIRAAAEAAPDTEIAAVTVLTSLDDEELERVGVRGPALDATRRLATLAVESGARALVCSPQEVASLRREVGPDVTLITPGVRPGGADQGDQARTATPQEALAAGADLLVMGRPITRAADPGAAAASAASAIRRSEGTSS, encoded by the coding sequence GTGACCGCGCCCATCGCCGTCGCCATTGACGCTCCCGAGATCGAGACCGCAGCCCGGTGGGCATCAGCGGTGGCTCCACACGTGAGCACGGTCAAGGTCGGTTTGGAGCTGTACCTGCGTTACGGCCCGGAAGTGGTGACCACTGTGCGTGGGGCCAACAAGGTTTCGGTTTTCCTGGATCTCAAGTTGCACGACATCCCGGCGACAGTAGCCGGAGCCGTTCGCAACGTGGCACGGCTGAAACCGTCCATACTGACGGTGCACGCTTCCGGAGGCCGGGAGATGATCCGGGCCGCGGCCGAGGCGGCGCCGGACACCGAGATCGCTGCTGTGACCGTGCTGACCTCCCTGGATGATGAGGAACTGGAGCGGGTGGGCGTGCGGGGGCCAGCCCTGGACGCGACGAGGCGATTGGCAACGCTGGCTGTGGAGTCGGGAGCCCGGGCTCTGGTGTGCTCTCCCCAGGAGGTCGCCTCGTTGCGACGCGAGGTCGGACCGGACGTGACGTTGATCACTCCCGGTGTGCGTCCCGGCGGCGCCGACCAGGGGGATCAGGCACGGACGGCGACGCCGCAGGAGGCCCTGGCAGCCGGAGCTGACCTGCTGGTAATGGGGCGCCCGATCACGAGGGCCGCGGATCCGGGGGCCGCCGCGGCGTCGGCTGCTTCCGCCATCCGGCGCTCGGAGGGAACGTCATCCTGA
- a CDS encoding Rieske (2Fe-2S) protein — translation MTRRRMLGATGAAGAVAAGAGACSSTNEPQPQDSLRGTVVAQTSDVPQGSGTVLVDDKLVLTQPEQGEFQAYSAVCTHAGCTIQEVTERIRCLCHGSEFDIATGEVVAGPANDPLEKFTVSVDGTDITLED, via the coding sequence ATGACCCGGCGGCGGATGCTGGGGGCCACCGGAGCTGCCGGGGCTGTTGCGGCTGGCGCGGGTGCCTGCTCCTCGACGAACGAGCCGCAGCCACAGGATTCCCTGCGCGGGACGGTAGTCGCCCAGACATCGGACGTTCCTCAGGGGAGCGGGACGGTCCTGGTCGACGACAAGCTGGTGCTAACCCAACCGGAGCAGGGGGAGTTCCAGGCCTACAGCGCGGTGTGCACACACGCTGGATGCACGATCCAGGAGGTGACGGAGCGCATCCGCTGTCTCTGCCACGGCAGCGAGTTCGACATAGCCACCGGTGAGGTGGTGGCGGGCCCCGCCAACGACCCCCTGGAGAAGTTCACCGTCTCCGTGGACGGCACTGACATCACCCTGGAAGATTGA
- the rapZ gene encoding RNase adapter RapZ: MGGNDTVRGLSGALPPEIVIVTGMSGAGRSTAARALEDLDWFVVDNLPPGLLPTMIDLAGRTQGAVPRVAAVVDVRSMAFSEDLLSIVEELRGRGIAARSVFLEASDEALVRRFESVRRPHPLQGDNRLTDGISRERETLRAIRGEADLVIDTSQLNVHQLKAKVIAFFGEAQEERPHANVVSFGYKNGLPVDADLVVDCRFLPNPHWVPELRQFNGCDAPVREYVLAQNGAKEMLDAYTEVLRVLVPGYQREGKHYMTLAVGCTGGQHRSVAMAEQFGERLREQGVDVNVSHRDVGQE, encoded by the coding sequence ATGGGGGGTAACGACACGGTGCGCGGTCTCAGCGGGGCGCTCCCGCCGGAGATCGTCATCGTCACGGGGATGTCCGGAGCTGGCCGGAGCACGGCCGCGCGGGCTCTGGAGGATCTGGACTGGTTCGTTGTGGACAATCTCCCGCCAGGATTGCTGCCCACCATGATCGATCTGGCGGGACGTACCCAGGGAGCCGTTCCACGCGTCGCAGCGGTCGTCGACGTGCGGAGCATGGCGTTCAGCGAGGATCTGCTGTCCATAGTCGAGGAACTGCGCGGCCGGGGGATCGCAGCGCGTTCCGTGTTCCTCGAAGCCAGCGACGAGGCGCTGGTGCGCCGTTTCGAGAGTGTCCGGCGGCCACACCCGTTACAGGGTGACAACCGGCTGACCGACGGGATCTCCCGTGAGAGGGAAACGCTGCGGGCGATCCGCGGCGAGGCGGACCTGGTGATCGACACCTCACAGCTCAACGTCCACCAGCTCAAGGCCAAAGTGATCGCGTTCTTCGGTGAGGCCCAGGAAGAGCGGCCGCACGCCAACGTTGTCTCGTTCGGTTACAAGAACGGGCTCCCGGTGGACGCGGACCTCGTGGTGGACTGCCGTTTCCTGCCCAACCCCCACTGGGTTCCGGAACTGCGTCAGTTCAACGGGTGCGACGCTCCGGTGCGCGAGTACGTCCTGGCGCAGAACGGTGCCAAGGAGATGCTGGACGCCTATACGGAGGTGCTGCGTGTCCTCGTCCCCGGATACCAACGGGAGGGCAAGCACTACATGACCCTGGCCGTGGGGTGCACCGGCGGGCAGCACCGCAGCGTGGCCATGGCGGAGCAGTTCGGAGAACGGCTGCGTGAGCAGGGGGTGGACGTGAACGTTTCCCATCGCGACGTGGGTCAGGAATGA
- a CDS encoding gluconeogenesis factor YvcK family protein, whose product MPGTTHQLDGEDTSAGSDGTASPRVVALGGGHGLHASLSALRRVTADVTAVVTVADDGGSSGRLRRELGVLPPGDLRMALSALCGDDEWGHTWSEVIQHRFRSTGELHGHTVGNLLIVALWELLGDSVAGLDWVGQLLGAHGRVLPMSSIPLEIAAEVEGEDPKRPFDVTTVRGQVACASTRGRVRSVSLVPEKPPASPQAVKAIREADWIVFGPGSWFTSVLPHLLVPELAEALVTSPARRAVTLNLSPQQGETDGFRPETHLEVLAAHAPGLNVDVVLADTGTVQEVEPLRDAVADLGGRLVLADVSAQDGAPHHDSEALATVFRKVFAC is encoded by the coding sequence ATGCCAGGGACGACGCACCAGCTGGACGGGGAAGACACAAGCGCCGGCTCGGACGGGACGGCCTCCCCGCGAGTGGTAGCGCTGGGTGGTGGACATGGGCTGCATGCCTCCTTATCGGCGCTGCGTCGGGTCACCGCGGATGTCACCGCTGTGGTGACCGTCGCCGACGACGGCGGCTCGAGTGGCCGGCTCCGCCGGGAGCTCGGCGTGCTGCCGCCCGGGGACCTGCGCATGGCACTGTCAGCGTTGTGCGGCGACGACGAGTGGGGGCACACGTGGAGCGAGGTCATCCAGCACCGCTTCCGTTCCACGGGTGAGCTGCACGGCCACACGGTCGGCAACCTGCTCATCGTGGCCCTGTGGGAACTCCTCGGCGACTCCGTCGCCGGACTGGACTGGGTGGGCCAGCTCCTGGGCGCCCACGGCCGTGTGCTCCCGATGTCCTCCATCCCCCTGGAGATCGCCGCCGAGGTTGAGGGGGAGGACCCGAAACGCCCGTTCGACGTGACGACGGTACGCGGTCAGGTTGCTTGCGCCAGCACCCGAGGGCGGGTGCGCTCGGTGTCCCTGGTTCCGGAGAAGCCCCCGGCCTCGCCCCAGGCGGTCAAAGCGATCAGGGAGGCGGACTGGATCGTCTTCGGTCCCGGTTCGTGGTTCACGAGCGTCCTGCCGCACCTGCTGGTGCCGGAGTTGGCCGAGGCGCTGGTGACGTCCCCCGCACGGCGTGCTGTGACGTTGAACCTGTCGCCGCAACAGGGGGAGACCGACGGTTTCCGCCCCGAGACGCACCTTGAGGTTCTGGCTGCCCACGCCCCCGGCCTGAACGTGGACGTGGTGCTGGCTGACACGGGAACGGTGCAGGAGGTCGAACCGCTGCGCGACGCGGTGGCGGATCTCGGCGGGCGTCTGGTGCTCGCCGATGTCAGCGCGCAGGACGGGGCACCGCATCACGACTCGGAAGCGCTGGCCACGGTGTTCCGGAAGGTCTTCGCCTGCTGA
- a CDS encoding mechanosensitive ion channel family protein: protein MNITHWVGLGVSVAASVLLVTVAHWVLSRQLAKIQPLAGPLVHRCRYSAYAAAVVIGINLALPARAEMEDASLYGPIQHGMEIAMIGALTWLALTAAYGVTDTVLSRLSYRNGDADRKARRLQTQVRLLRRVVATLIGFLAVTAVLFTFEGVRALGAGLLASAGLLSVVVGIAAQSTLGNLFSGLQLAFNDTLRINDVIVFEGEWARVEQLTLTTVTLRIWDERRLVVPVSDFTTKPFENWTKEGTAITGTVMLRVDWKTPIDRVREEAGSYISQHPLWDGRRWSMQATEILENGLVQLRIVVTTADSDARWDLCCDLREHLIGFLQTAFPESLPRMRTELTESSEGSSYAAMWPASAFRTTGRPSRTNGVSDDGTGGAEALDSGDGDGA from the coding sequence GTGAATATCACGCACTGGGTCGGGCTCGGCGTCTCAGTGGCGGCCTCAGTCCTCCTGGTCACTGTGGCGCACTGGGTGCTCAGCCGTCAGTTGGCCAAGATCCAGCCCTTGGCCGGCCCGCTCGTCCACCGGTGCCGGTACTCCGCGTACGCGGCGGCGGTGGTCATCGGGATCAATCTCGCCCTGCCCGCACGCGCCGAGATGGAGGACGCGTCACTCTACGGTCCGATCCAGCACGGCATGGAGATCGCGATGATCGGCGCGCTGACCTGGCTCGCCCTCACCGCGGCCTACGGCGTCACCGACACCGTTCTGAGCAGGCTCTCCTACCGCAACGGGGACGCCGACCGCAAAGCGCGGCGGTTGCAGACCCAGGTCCGTCTGCTGCGCCGGGTCGTGGCTACGCTCATCGGGTTCCTGGCCGTCACGGCGGTACTGTTCACCTTCGAGGGTGTACGGGCACTGGGCGCGGGACTGTTGGCCTCCGCTGGCCTGCTCAGCGTCGTCGTGGGTATCGCCGCGCAGTCCACCCTCGGCAACCTCTTCTCCGGACTACAGCTCGCGTTCAACGACACGCTGCGCATCAACGACGTCATCGTGTTCGAGGGGGAATGGGCCAGGGTCGAACAGCTGACCCTCACCACGGTGACGCTACGGATCTGGGACGAGCGCAGGCTCGTGGTCCCCGTGTCGGACTTCACCACCAAGCCCTTCGAGAACTGGACCAAGGAGGGCACAGCGATAACGGGAACCGTGATGCTGCGTGTGGACTGGAAGACCCCGATCGACCGGGTACGGGAGGAAGCCGGTTCCTACATCTCGCAGCATCCGCTGTGGGACGGTCGCCGTTGGTCGATGCAAGCAACCGAGATCCTGGAGAACGGCCTGGTCCAGCTGCGCATAGTCGTGACAACCGCCGACTCGGACGCACGCTGGGACCTGTGCTGCGACCTGCGAGAGCATCTGATCGGTTTCCTGCAGACGGCCTTCCCCGAGTCGCTTCCACGCATGCGCACCGAGCTGACCGAGAGCAGCGAGGGCTCCTCCTACGCCGCGATGTGGCCGGCCTCGGCCTTCCGCACCACAGGCCGGCCCAGCCGAACGAACGGAGTGTCCGATGATGGCACGGGCGGAGCCGAAGCGCTGGACAGCGGTGACGGGGACGGCGCCTGA
- a CDS encoding DUF488 domain-containing protein, with translation MYGIALCRVQDARGVPRRHDHGSVFLVDRLWPRGVAKSELGFDAWLKEVAPSSELRSWFGHDPRRWEEFVVRYRAELDTRPEALRPIVDALGRGPVTLLYAAKDTEHNHAVVLRDYLCEIVKEAG, from the coding sequence ATGTACGGTATTGCCCTGTGCCGAGTGCAGGACGCCCGTGGTGTGCCACGCCGGCACGACCACGGCAGCGTGTTTCTCGTTGACCGGCTCTGGCCGCGTGGCGTCGCCAAGTCCGAGTTGGGTTTCGACGCGTGGCTCAAGGAGGTCGCGCCGAGTTCGGAGCTACGGTCGTGGTTCGGCCACGATCCCCGGCGCTGGGAGGAGTTCGTGGTCCGTTACCGGGCCGAGCTGGACACGCGTCCCGAGGCGTTGCGCCCCATCGTCGATGCTCTGGGTCGGGGGCCGGTTACTTTGTTATACGCGGCTAAGGACACGGAACACAACCACGCGGTGGTACTGCGCGACTATCTGTGTGAGATTGTGAAAGAGGCCGGGTGA